aatAGAAATAGAATGTATATTTCTGtgagcccaacgctctaacctgctaggctacctgccacccgtaATGATTGATGTGAGCTTATGTGTCTTAGATCACCAATGACAAGTAAGTGCTAGTGGAGGATAGACGGAAATTAATTTCAGACTGAATCCAAGATAGCCAAGGTAATAACCATTACCATTATTATTACCATTACAATACATCCACAAAGATACTCTGTTGACTTATTTTTTTTCATAACGCTAAGCAACGATGGGAGGCATACAAATATTTATTTCATCAGGTGTGCAAAAGCAATATTCAAAGAAGTTATATCGAGGAAAAAAATTGTAAATAATGAAGGGATAGCGTGGGTCTGCTAGGTAATAGACCCACCATATTGTTCTATTATTACCCATTCCTACTTGTCAAGGTCAGACAGGCCAGGCCTTGCCGAATGTTACCCAGTTGTTCCTTCTTCAGTTCAGCTCAACTTGACTTCACAATGTGGCTCCTCGCCCGCCCCGCTCGGGCTGTTTTACATTTGCAGTCTTGTAAGGATTTTTCCAACGCAGTCATTTGAGGCTGGGATTTGTGCGGAGCTCTGTGTTCTGCACTAGCGTTGGCTTAACAACGATTCCTTAAGCTCCCATCTGGTTGGCCAGGGACCTTCTCTGAAGTCCCACTTCAACAGGCAGGAACGCTGCTTCGGAACAGACTGCAGGTTTGGAGCCAAAGTGCTAAGCGATTACTGCCCTATTGTGGTTCAAAGACTTGGGCTAACGCTAAGGGCCGTTTCGCTTCATGCTTAGTGTTGTCACGCTAGCTTACAACATGGCTAGCAGAGGCATATGGCTGAAGATGAGATCTAGAACTACACACACTTAAGCTCTGCTCAAATGGACTGCATGGGTGGACTTGTTGTGTAGTTCACCTGCAGCCCATGTTTACAAGTTCAACCGATTTCTACCTGGCAAAGCTTCTCAACACAAGCAGAGACGGCAAAATTAAATGAAGGCTTTACTCAAGGTCTCAATAAAACAGTTGGCCTGTTACTTCAATCTCTTTGCACATACACATCCATGTCCCACTCCCTTGTTTGCTGATAATAATATGATCAAGTTTTgcatttaaatgtttttcttaGAAACGTTAATCAATTTgcatttaaatgtttttcttaGAAACGTTAATCAATTCGTTACTGGTACATAGGTGTCCATCTTAACCCTAAACACACCACTTCAAACACATCAAAGGCATAATGGATATTCTTCACTTTGCTGAAAACATCTCCTTTTGGCATTGTTTGACATTGAACGTTTTGGATGATTTTTTAAAGCCATTATATGGCACGTTTTTGCATAATTCTATAGAGGGGTTCTTCCTCTGGAATACTCATCATCATCATAGTCACAATGCTCCTCCAGTCAGGATAACATGGGTCTAAAGGAGCAGAGCTTTTGGGCAGATGTAGGCTTCTATTGGAGTTTGGCCACTCTGATCTGCTTCTCCTCATGAGAAACTACTATGGCTTCCACTGTGCAACTTGGCAAGGTCATCATGGCTGTATTTCAACATAATCTCATTTCAGATGCCTCACAGGCAGTTCAaagttggctggctggctagggGGAGTCTGGTTGACTCTGGACTGACCGGATGGGTGGACATCGCCGCTGCCTCAGGAGCCACACTGCACCCCTTAGCCCTAGCTATCATTCCAGTGGGCCCCTACACTGCTCTGCCCCATCTGGTACTGGTAGGATGGGTCCCGGATGGATGGGGGGGCGCTCTGTGTTGGGAAGGCCGAGAACTCCCTGTGAGGCCGGAGAGGAGACCCAGGCCCAGGCTTCCTGTGGTACAGAGGAGGATGGACCACCGGCCTGCTATCCCTGGAACCAGGAACCGGTGGAGAGGAAGACGAGGTGGAGGATGACGAGGGGATGGCGGCCAGGCCTCGCTGTGCTGTGGCTGGACTGTAGACTCCTATGTCGGGCTGGGGGCGAGGGGGTCCGGAGGGGGTGTGGTGGGGCACCACGGAGGTGGCGGTGGCAGTACTGGTGAAGTGAGCAGTGAAGGGCTGGTAGGGGACGGCCTCCACTGTCTGCACGCTGTACCGGGGGTAAGGCTGCACCGACGCCCACATGTTGCAGTTCAGAGAGGGGGGAACCAGGTCGTCAGCACCCCCAGCCCCGTGGccgttctctccctccatccctccgtacATACAGGCCTCCCTGGAGTTTATGGCCTCACCGCAATATGGGtgggacagcagtggaggctcgtaggagggaggagagcggaAGTAGTGTTCCTCTGAGACTGCTGGAAGCGCTGTGTCCAGATACGTCCGTTTACAACCTAGTTCCAAGTGCCTGGTGTTATCTGTAAAGAAATGAAGATTAAATCATCATCACTGAGCGAAAAAACTCAATGTATCACCCTGCTGACCTATGATGCTTCTTTATACTGTTTGGGACTGTGTACCAACCCATTTATATTGTGTGATATTGATGTGTAGCACCAAAAGATGTGTTGCAAGATAACAAAGTTATGATGAGGACTGCCCATTTTCTGTGATTGACAGGTGTGGAGATGTTCAGGTAGGTCTGCAGCTAACCCACCTCTGTGTTTGAAGCAGTGGTAGAGCAGGCTTGGCTCTCGGCTGGGAGGGAAGGGATTGGATTCCTGGTGGTCTGAGTTCCCCAAGGGCACCCCACCCTCGTACTGGTAgtgggacaggacctgggggtgcCCTGACAGGTGTACCCCAGCTCCCAGCTTCCCCGTCAGGTGACCGTGTGAGGAGAGGAGCCTCTGGCGAACCATGTTCTTAGAAATCACTGGGTAGTCTTTTCTAcggagaggaagaaggagaatCAAGAACAGAAGGATTAGCGttacagtgttggggaagctactctgaaaatatagtttatcaagctaccaattacttcataCTGGAAGAAGTTAACCTACACTAAAACTACCCTTAAGAAAAACATAccttacttaactaaagttacttcgAAAAAGTAGTTCAttacatccaaactacttagtGAAAAAttatatctaaatctgaaatgtcatagactacaaattgcagtcagatgttaacagaatgtgtaatttagcctattaaacacaaaaagtTAGAATTATGTACACAAAAagtgtttcaagtgagaattaggcaggtctgatgtaAAAAGTCATTTCTTGCCcacttcacccatattttatttttgctaaaaaagtagtgtgtagttccattAATTAGCTACACCACTATATGgcaactactgaaaacactaccaagatttgaatttagttcaactacgaCCAAGCTACAgcaaaatgtaattaaattactagttgaactaaatgtagttcactactccccaacacttgCGTTACAGATTCTACTTTGCAGAGAGCTAGCGAAGTATTAAAGGAAGCAAGCACAGTTAATCTGCTAAAGGAAGAAATGGAACAAGTTCCAAAAGGAACAAatgtgtcacggatccccccggtactgctgctcattccgttcagtCACCTGCTTTCTAGGCgttactgacatggatcattaccaccaaccccggactgtcttgtctcattacgcacacctggttcccattccccctgattagtatgtgtatatatgtgccctctgttccccgttgtccttgtcgattattgtcccatgtccgttggtttCGTGAGTaacgtgtattgtgctcttgttgtttacAGGTCTCGttccgtgtattgtgtagaggttataCCTCActttttgtttgggttacatccctttgtgtatatatatacactaccagtcaaaagtttggacacacctactcagtcaagggtttttcttaatttttctttacattgtagaataatagtgaagaaatcaaaactatgaattaacacatatggaatcatgtagtaaccaaaaaagtgttaaacaaatcaaaatatattttatatttgagattcttcaaatagctaccctttgccttgatgacagctttgcacactcttggcattctctcaaccagcttcatgaggtagtcacctggaatgcatttcaattaacaggtgtgccttcttaaaagttcatcattactttaagacatgaaggtcagtcaatacggaacaattcaataacttttaaggtttcttcatgtgcagtcgcaaaaaccatcaagcgctatgatgaaactggctctcatgaggaccaccacaggaatagatgaccagagttacctctgctgcagaggataagttcattagagttaccagcctcagacattgcagcccaaataaatgcttcacagagttcaagtcacagacacatttcaacatcaactgttcagaggggactgtgtgaatcagttcttcatggtcgaattgctgcaaagaaaggacaccaataagaagaagagacctgcttggtgcaagaaacatgagcaatggacattagaccggtggaaatgtgtcctttggtctggagtccaaatgtgagatttttggttccaactgccgtgtctttgtgagatgcagtgttggtgaacggatgatctctgcatgtgtagttcccaccgtaaagcatggaggaggaagtgttatggtgtggggttgctttgctggtgacactgtctgtgatttatttagaattcaaggcacacataaccagcatggctaccacagtattctgcagtgatacgccatcccatctggtttgggcttagtaggacaatcatttgtttttcaacaggacaatgacccaacacacctccaggctgtgtaagggctattttaccaagaaggagagtgatagagtgctgcatctgatgacctggcctccacaatcccccgaccacaacccatttgagatggtttgggatgagtcggacggcagagtgaaggaaaagcagccaacaagtgctaagtatatgtgggaactccttcaagactgttggaaaaacattccaggtgaagctagttgagagaatgccaagagtgtgcaaagctgtcatcaaggcaaagggtggctatttgaagaatctcaaatataaaatatattttgatttgtttaacacttttttggttactacatgataccatatgtgttatttcatagtttgatgtcttcactattattctacagtgtagaaaatagtaaaaataaagaaaaacccttgaataagtaggtgtgtccaaacttttgactggtactgtatgtgtttgtgttgggtggagtaataaaacccctaatacgtattcctttgcctgtcttctaatcattatacaacgtgataAAATGGTTCCAATTAATGATGTACTGTGCCAAAATAAGAATTGTTTCCATGATAAAGTAAGTATTCCATAGACATTTTTATTGAGTGGCACATTACCATTAACataaactcccgagtggcgcagtggtctaaggcactgcatcgcagtgctagctgtgccactagagatccaggtttgaatccaggctctgttgtagccggctgtgaccgggagacccatggggcggcgtacaattcgtccagggtaggggagggaatggccggcggggatgtagctcagttggtagagcatggtgtttgcaacgccagggttgtgagttcgattcccacggggggtatgaaaaatgaaaataatgtatgcactcaataattgtaagtcgctctggataagagtgtctgctaaatgacaaaaatgtaacatACAGAACATACCCCTGGAGTCTGGAAACACGCAGGTCCCCTTCATCACTGCCACGGAAACCCTTGGCAAACGGGTTGTTCTCGATCTTCAGCTGAGTTATCTGGGAAGACAGCAACACTTCTTGTCACTGCACTTGAGACTCATCATGAAATGTGCAGCTAGGTTCAGTCAAAACTTGTCTTTCTATGATTTGGAACATTTCTCCTGCAGATAATGTTTTGAAGACATTAGAAACGTGTCAGACTGTGTGTGCAGAAGACATTGAACATCAGATAGCAGGTGGACAACTACATGGGTGGCACACATACTGTACCTTATGGTTCTGGTACGAGGTGACGGAGATGAAGGCTGTCTCATGAAACACATGACTGCAGTAGGCTGTGTTCTTAGACCCAAAGGCGTTGTTCTCGTCGGCCTTGACGATGTGGAGCCGAGGCTGGTACTTGTGCATCGAGTTCAGGATGATCTATCAGGGGGAAAGAAGGAAAGgtagaagaaaataaaaaataagtacAAGGTCAGACAAACGACAGCTGAGGATTTTGTTTATTCACAGTGTCTTAGGGGCACCAGTGAATGACCAGCCACCACCACAGTCTTAAGACTTTTTAAGATGTTATTTTTTTAAGAAGCTAGTTCTTCCCCTTTAAATTAATTGTTGTCCCTTGCCTAGATGCTAAATTCCAAGTGATGTAATTTTATTGACTTGAATAGACTCATAGTGTGAATTAGGTGCTTAAGATGCTCAGGTTTTCCATGACTAGCCTTTTttgcaggtaggcctattttaatgCTACTGGAGTCTGCATTAGTGGGCATGCAATGCTCAACTTTGTCCATACAATGTGGAAATgtgtcaatatactgtagttcaATGTGTTGACACTGAAAAGTGGGCACCCCATTGTCACACTTGAGTTGCAACTGTATAGTGCATCATTCAGCATGTGTGGAGCGTGCTCAATGTTTGGTTTGGGGGGGGGCTAGGTCAGCACCAGTCTGCTCAGAGTAGCCCAGTAGCCTAGCCACATGCTCACTGGAGCGTCAGCAGGGTTGGAGCAAGGGTAATCTCCAGCGCAGCTCTGTCATGGCAGATGAGCATCAAGCTCTCCCCCActcccacctcccctcctctcctacctTCTAGACTCACAGCCCAGTAGTACCAGGGCCTTGTCTTAAGAGGCCAACCCCTCCAGGAGGCTACCACATAGAGGGGTTAAGACTATCAAGCACAGGCAggccggtggcaccttaattggggaggacgggctcatagtatggctggaatggaatagattgaatggtatcaaacacatcaaacgcatggtttccatgtgtttgataccattccattcactccattccagccattattatgagccatcctcccctcagcagccttctGTGCTATCAGGACACAGGGTCATAGTTGCACCCTGAACAGCCCAATGCTCACATGCCCCTGCCCCCTTTTGCTGAGGCAAGGTTCAGACAGAGATAAGCAATTGGTTCATTGGCTGGCTAGAGACTCTGTGGTGACCTAAGGCAGAGAACGGATAGA
The DNA window shown above is from Coregonus clupeaformis isolate EN_2021a chromosome 6, ASM2061545v1, whole genome shotgun sequence and carries:
- the LOC121567888 gene encoding T-box transcription factor TBX4-like, which encodes MLQKKASAVTDDSVTGVQPGGPPDLSPDSSRLGLSTTPSLPQGNEPDQNIENIKVLLHERELWKKFHEAGTEMIITKAGRRMFPSYKVKVTGMNPKTKYILLTDIVPADNHRYKFCDNKWMVAGKAEPAMPGRLYVHPDSPATGAHWMRQLVSFQKLKLTNNHLDPFGHIILNSMHKYQPRLHIVKADENNAFGSKNTAYCSHVFHETAFISVTSYQNHKITQLKIENNPFAKGFRGSDEGDLRVSRLQGKDYPVISKNMVRQRLLSSHGHLTGKLGAGVHLSGHPQVLSHYQYEGGVPLGNSDHQESNPFPPSREPSLLYHCFKHRDNTRHLELGCKRTYLDTALPAVSEEHYFRSPPSYEPPLLSHPYCGEAINSREACMYGGMEGENGHGAGGADDLVPPSLNCNMWASVQPYPRYSVQTVEAVPYQPFTAHFTSTATATSVVPHHTPSGPPRPQPDIGVYSPATAQRGLAAIPSSSSTSSSSPPVPGSRDSRPVVHPPLYHRKPGPGSPLRPHREFSAFPTQSAPPSIRDPSYQYQMGQSSVGAHWNDS